In Leptolyngbya iicbica LK, one DNA window encodes the following:
- the cobT gene encoding nicotinate mononucleotide-dependent phosphoribosyltransferase CobT, translated as MNRVYTQTVQGQRWLRRYRGHRPRLACVLGFTETGLLPGISAAGATPDDRRFTAIADAEFLWQGLKEPSQYPLPPLVEGVSPVLIARAIVATQLIPVMIFNAGLPLAPSVPHIDLQGQPAACVSSGQALPLTVVEHLFRQGLAWGHHLGQLPDADYVILGECVVGGTTTALSVLLGLDLPVSDKMGSSHVTCNHAQKQAIANQGLTHWRAAVTAATMAASPLALVAAVGDPMQIVVAAMAIGASCHGGVMLAGGTQMLAVYALARSLVHTYRLSWQPERIVVGTTRWVAEDPTCDTVGVAALVGEVPLIATELSFATSRYEALQRYEAGFVKEGVAAGGCAIAAHLYQHWQQPQLLHIIEAQYEQLQQQQHPAPVPS; from the coding sequence ATGAATCGCGTCTATACCCAGACCGTTCAAGGACAACGCTGGCTCCGGCGCTATCGTGGCCATCGTCCCCGACTGGCCTGTGTGCTGGGCTTTACCGAGACGGGATTGTTACCGGGTATCTCGGCCGCCGGAGCGACCCCCGACGATCGCCGCTTCACTGCGATCGCTGACGCTGAGTTTTTGTGGCAGGGCCTCAAAGAACCTTCCCAGTATCCTCTGCCACCGCTGGTTGAGGGCGTATCGCCGGTCCTGATTGCGCGAGCCATTGTGGCGACGCAGCTCATTCCCGTGATGATTTTTAACGCTGGGCTGCCCCTCGCGCCGTCAGTGCCCCATATTGATTTGCAGGGCCAGCCAGCAGCCTGCGTGAGTAGTGGTCAAGCTTTGCCACTCACCGTGGTTGAGCATCTGTTTCGGCAAGGACTCGCGTGGGGACACCATTTGGGCCAACTACCCGATGCGGACTACGTCATTTTGGGGGAATGTGTCGTGGGGGGCACCACGACGGCCTTATCTGTATTGTTAGGGCTAGACTTGCCCGTCAGCGACAAAATGGGCAGTAGCCACGTGACCTGCAACCATGCCCAAAAGCAGGCGATCGCCAACCAAGGACTCACCCATTGGCGGGCTGCTGTCACGGCGGCGACCATGGCGGCATCGCCTCTCGCTCTCGTCGCGGCTGTGGGTGACCCCATGCAAATCGTTGTGGCCGCGATGGCCATTGGCGCGAGCTGTCACGGTGGGGTGATGCTCGCCGGGGGCACACAGATGCTGGCCGTTTACGCCCTGGCGCGATCGCTTGTGCACACCTATCGGCTGTCGTGGCAGCCCGAGCGCATCGTGGTGGGCACCACCCGCTGGGTAGCCGAAGACCCCACTTGCGATACCGTCGGCGTGGCAGCACTGGTGGGCGAGGTGCCGTTGATTGCGACTGAGCTATCGTTTGCCACCTCGCGCTATGAGGCGCTGCAGCGCTACGAAGCCGGATTTGTGAAAGAGGGGGTCGCTGCTGGGGGTTGCGCGATCGCCGCCCACCTCTATCAGCACTGGCAACAGCCCCAACTGTTGCACATCATCGAAGCCCAATACGAGCAACTACAACAACAGCAGCACCCCGCGCCCGTCCCGTCTTGA
- a CDS encoding DUF2232 domain-containing protein gives MAESASDATPDPTNPQWGDTAPPSHPDEFEAVESYLDYRPGAIVESDRPLRRPTVGPAAMVETAFLASAASLIWLVNAYFPPGPLLRIVFPLPIALVYLRWGNRAAWMGALVSTMLLAVLMGPPRSLLYLMPYGLLGVQLGWLWYRRASWYISIGIGTLLNSLGFFVRLWLLSLMLGEDLWVYLINQATQMINWVLSRLVSFGLLSVGSLSQSNTTLVQLVALLIVIVSSLVYLFTVHLASWLLLERLGEKMPSPPPWVQRLLET, from the coding sequence ATGGCTGAGTCGGCTTCAGACGCAACTCCCGATCCCACAAATCCCCAATGGGGCGACACCGCGCCGCCGTCGCATCCCGATGAGTTTGAGGCGGTCGAATCTTACCTGGACTATCGACCTGGGGCAATTGTGGAAAGCGATCGCCCGCTGCGGCGGCCCACCGTGGGGCCTGCGGCCATGGTTGAAACGGCATTCCTCGCCAGTGCCGCTAGTCTGATTTGGTTGGTCAATGCCTACTTTCCGCCGGGGCCACTGCTGCGGATTGTCTTTCCCCTGCCGATCGCGCTGGTGTATTTACGCTGGGGTAACCGAGCTGCCTGGATGGGCGCGCTGGTGTCCACCATGCTGCTGGCGGTGCTGATGGGGCCGCCTCGCAGCTTGCTCTACCTCATGCCCTATGGCCTCTTGGGGGTGCAGCTTGGGTGGCTCTGGTATCGCCGCGCCTCCTGGTATATCTCGATTGGCATCGGCACCCTGCTCAACAGCTTGGGCTTTTTTGTGCGGCTCTGGTTGTTGTCCCTCATGTTGGGCGAAGATCTCTGGGTGTATTTGATCAACCAGGCCACTCAAATGATTAACTGGGTACTCTCTCGCCTGGTGAGCTTTGGTCTATTATCAGTGGGCAGCCTGAGTCAATCCAACACGACTCTGGTACAGTTAGTCGCCTTATTAATTGTCATCGTGAGTTCTCTGGTCTATCTATTCACCGTGCATTTGGCGTCGTGGCTCTTGCTCGAACGTTTGGGCGAAAAAATGCCTTCGCCGCCGCCCTGGGTGCAGCGACTCCTCGAAACTTAG
- a CDS encoding Crp/Fnr family transcriptional regulator, with product MDSSRYGSRDYDAEGSALSTTPFFAGLPEAAVQQATAQAVTRRHPANQVLLLENDWGSSVYFILDGWVKIRTYNLDGKEITLNILGKGELFGEMAPLDEVPRSTDVMTLVPTVICNLPAQDFVQLIQTEPQAGIRLSQLMARRLRQVNRRLRLRESDSTSRVIDILLFLADGQGVVSAEGTEIPNLPHRELSSLSGLARETVTRVLNKLEKKDLLKRDRDIMRIPDIVALEKLLV from the coding sequence ATGGATAGCAGCCGCTATGGATCCCGCGACTATGATGCTGAGGGCTCAGCGCTCAGCACTACCCCATTTTTTGCTGGCTTGCCCGAAGCCGCTGTGCAACAGGCCACGGCACAGGCGGTAACACGTCGTCATCCGGCTAATCAAGTCCTGTTGCTAGAAAATGATTGGGGCAGTTCTGTCTACTTTATTTTGGATGGCTGGGTCAAAATCCGCACTTATAACTTAGACGGTAAGGAAATCACTCTCAACATTTTGGGTAAGGGGGAATTGTTTGGGGAAATGGCTCCCCTGGATGAGGTGCCCCGATCAACAGATGTGATGACCCTGGTGCCAACCGTCATTTGCAATCTCCCGGCCCAAGATTTTGTGCAGCTGATTCAGACGGAGCCGCAAGCAGGAATTCGACTCTCGCAATTGATGGCGCGACGGTTGCGGCAGGTCAATCGGCGGCTACGTTTGCGCGAATCAGACAGCACCTCGCGCGTGATCGACATTTTGTTGTTCTTGGCCGATGGTCAGGGGGTGGTATCGGCTGAGGGGACCGAAATCCCGAACTTGCCCCATCGTGAGCTCAGTAGCCTCAGTGGCCTGGCCCGAGAAACCGTCACTCGGGTATTGAATAAGCTAGAAAAGAAAGACCTGTTAAAACGCGATCGCGATATCATGCGTATCCCTGATATCGTGGCCCTGGAAAAGCTCTTGGTGTAA
- a CDS encoding methyltransferase family protein → MGKLSDWGFSKESWKGTRGEYWVLAQGLILVGFALLPQWHPAAWDNWPVVVTYGREAIAVGCALFAAILLGKGLLDLGENLTPLPYPREDSSLVQTGIYGWVRHCLYSGLIFATAAYSLWTLSLPHAAATVLLFVVLDLKARKEEAWLRDRFPEYADYQQRVSKFIPWLY, encoded by the coding sequence ATGGGCAAACTGTCGGATTGGGGGTTTTCCAAAGAGAGTTGGAAAGGCACCCGTGGCGAATATTGGGTACTCGCGCAGGGGCTCATTCTGGTGGGCTTTGCGCTGTTGCCCCAATGGCACCCCGCCGCCTGGGACAACTGGCCAGTCGTCGTTACGTATGGCCGGGAAGCGATCGCCGTCGGCTGTGCCCTCTTTGCCGCCATTTTGCTGGGCAAAGGACTGCTCGACCTGGGCGAAAACCTGACCCCGTTGCCCTATCCCCGTGAAGACAGCAGTCTGGTGCAAACGGGCATTTACGGCTGGGTGCGACACTGCCTCTATAGCGGTCTGATTTTTGCCACCGCCGCCTACAGCCTGTGGACCCTCAGCCTGCCCCATGCTGCCGCCACCGTCTTGCTCTTCGTCGTTCTGGATCTCAAAGCCCGCAAGGAAGAAGCGTGGCTGCGCGATCGCTTTCCCGAATATGCCGATTACCAGCAGCGGGTCAGCAAATTCATCCCCTGGCTGTATTAA
- a CDS encoding prolyl oligopeptidase family serine peptidase, whose amino-acid sequence MSDAVAKLNYPQTTTVDQVDTYFGTAVPDPYRWLEDDRSDETAAWVAAQNEVTFGYLEQIPYRGAIKERLLKIMDYPRYSAPEKRGDRFFFFKNDGLQEQSVVYVQDGLGGEPRLLLDPNTFSEDQTTTLSAFNPSKDGKYAVYGLSEGSSDWQKYRILNVDTGESLPEILDWVKVSYPAWCGDGFFYGRYDAPTDGSELSSRNEFHKVYYHRLGTDQAADELIYEDPENPLRFHFVGATEDERFLILSISDRGQAKLGNALYIKDLVAGETEFSPLIETITDESHNIVDNLGDRLLMTTNQDAPNRKLVLVDPKNPVPEHWQTIIPEQPEPLRSVSLVGGKLFATYLRDVTSRVYVYAPDGTLEREIALPGLGTVGGFDGEPEDEFTFYVFTSHTTPPTIYRYDIATGKSTVFRAPEIAFDASQYETRQVFYPSADGTQIPMFLIHKKGLDFNGETPTYLYAYGGFNISLVPSFRAAHIALLEQGMLVAIANIRGGGEYGRAWHEAAIREKRPTAFQDFIAAAEYLIHEGYTNADKLAIEGRSNGGLLMGAVMNLRPDLFRVALPGVGVMDMLRFHKFTIGWNWSAEYGNSDNEADFAYLYDYSPLHNIRDDVPYPATLIVTADHDDRVVPAHSFKYAATLQARHSGPHPTLIRIGVKSGHGASSLTKGIEETADTYAFMFHELGVEPTF is encoded by the coding sequence ATGTCTGATGCTGTCGCGAAGCTGAATTATCCTCAAACTACCACTGTCGACCAAGTCGATACCTACTTTGGCACGGCGGTGCCTGACCCCTATCGCTGGCTGGAGGACGATCGCTCTGACGAAACGGCGGCCTGGGTAGCAGCGCAAAACGAAGTGACCTTTGGCTATTTAGAGCAGATTCCCTATCGCGGGGCGATTAAAGAGCGGTTGCTCAAAATCATGGACTATCCGCGCTATTCGGCTCCGGAGAAGCGGGGCGATCGCTTCTTTTTCTTTAAAAACGACGGCTTGCAAGAGCAGAGCGTGGTCTACGTGCAAGATGGGCTGGGGGGAGAGCCCCGGTTGTTGCTGGATCCCAACACCTTTTCGGAAGACCAGACCACTACCTTGAGTGCCTTCAATCCCTCGAAGGATGGTAAGTACGCGGTGTATGGTCTGTCGGAAGGGAGTTCGGATTGGCAGAAGTACCGCATCTTGAATGTCGATACCGGGGAGTCGCTGCCGGAAATCCTGGATTGGGTGAAGGTCTCGTATCCGGCTTGGTGTGGCGATGGCTTCTTTTATGGTCGCTACGATGCCCCGACGGATGGCTCGGAATTATCGTCGCGCAACGAGTTTCACAAGGTTTACTATCACCGCTTGGGCACTGACCAGGCGGCGGATGAGCTGATTTACGAGGACCCGGAAAATCCCCTGCGCTTTCATTTTGTCGGGGCGACGGAGGATGAGCGGTTTTTGATTTTGTCGATCAGCGATCGCGGTCAAGCCAAACTGGGTAACGCGCTGTACATTAAGGATTTAGTCGCTGGGGAAACGGAGTTCTCGCCGCTGATCGAGACGATTACCGACGAGAGTCACAACATTGTGGATAATCTGGGCGATCGCCTCTTGATGACCACCAACCAAGATGCCCCCAACCGCAAACTCGTCCTGGTGGATCCCAAAAATCCGGTTCCCGAGCACTGGCAAACCATCATTCCTGAGCAACCGGAACCGCTACGCAGCGTCAGTTTAGTCGGCGGCAAGCTCTTTGCCACGTACCTGAGGGATGTCACCTCGCGCGTTTACGTCTATGCTCCCGACGGCACGCTGGAACGCGAGATTGCGCTGCCGGGCCTCGGCACCGTGGGCGGTTTTGATGGCGAGCCGGAAGACGAGTTTACGTTTTACGTCTTCACCTCCCACACGACCCCGCCGACGATTTATCGCTACGACATTGCGACAGGGAAATCCACCGTGTTTCGAGCGCCGGAAATCGCCTTCGACGCCAGCCAGTACGAGACTCGTCAGGTGTTTTATCCCAGTGCGGATGGTACCCAGATTCCCATGTTTTTGATTCACAAGAAGGGGCTGGACTTTAACGGCGAAACCCCGACCTACCTGTACGCCTATGGCGGCTTCAATATTTCTCTGGTGCCGTCGTTTCGCGCCGCTCACATCGCGTTGTTGGAACAGGGGATGCTGGTGGCGATCGCCAACATTCGCGGTGGCGGCGAATACGGTCGCGCCTGGCACGAGGCGGCCATTCGGGAAAAGCGACCCACCGCCTTTCAGGACTTCATCGCGGCGGCGGAATACCTGATTCACGAGGGGTATACGAATGCTGACAAGCTGGCGATCGAGGGGCGATCGAACGGGGGCTTGCTGATGGGCGCGGTAATGAACCTGCGGCCCGACCTGTTTCGGGTGGCGCTGCCCGGCGTCGGGGTGATGGACATGCTGCGGTTCCACAAATTCACCATTGGCTGGAACTGGAGCGCTGAATATGGCAACAGCGACAACGAGGCGGATTTTGCCTACCTCTACGACTACTCGCCGCTGCACAATATTCGCGACGACGTGCCCTATCCGGCGACGTTGATTGTGACGGCGGACCATGACGATCGCGTCGTCCCTGCCCACTCTTTCAAGTACGCTGCCACCTTGCAGGCGCGCCACAGCGGCCCGCATCCGACGCTGATCCGCATTGGGGTGAAATCCGGCCACGGGGCAAGCAGTTTGACCAAGGGCATCGAAGAAACAGCGGATACCTATGCGTTCATGTTCCACGAACTGGGGGTGGAGCCGACTTTTTAA
- a CDS encoding nucleotidyltransferase family protein, with translation MSSVSKIILGLYPIQTPTAKSGLQNSCDKILVAALLIILTCGCMIDHRLPIPISRPKIARFCQHNAIRKLSLFGSVLRDDFSPQSDVDVLVEFEPGQTPGLAIVRMAQELSDLFDQRPVDLRTPNELSHYFRDRVLTEAVPLYEHAR, from the coding sequence GTGAGCAGCGTTAGCAAAATTATCCTCGGGTTGTATCCCATCCAGACACCAACAGCTAAATCAGGACTGCAAAACAGTTGCGATAAGATTTTAGTGGCGGCATTGCTGATTATCCTGACGTGTGGCTGTATGATTGACCACCGCTTGCCCATTCCAATTTCACGACCCAAGATTGCAAGATTCTGTCAACACAATGCCATTCGCAAGTTGTCCTTGTTTGGCTCTGTGCTGCGCGACGACTTTTCCCCGCAGAGCGATGTCGATGTCTTGGTCGAGTTCGAGCCTGGGCAAACTCCAGGTCTAGCCATTGTGCGGATGGCCCAAGAACTCTCTGACCTGTTTGACCAGCGCCCTGTAGATCTCCGCACACCCAATGAGTTGAGTCACTATTTTCGCGATCGCGTGCTAACAGAGGCTGTGCCCTTGTACGAACATGCTCGATGA
- a CDS encoding DUF1269 domain-containing protein: MADLTVWKFASPTGAESVLTTLADLQKQHLITIKDAAIVTWVEGKKKPKTKQALPLTSLGALDGAFWGMLFGLIFFVPLFGAAVGAITGALSGHFRDYGINDDFIKEVRDKVTEGTSALFLLTESVTLDKVEDAVKSFGPELIQSNLTKEQESRLKEHFSVAE; the protein is encoded by the coding sequence ATGGCTGATTTAACAGTTTGGAAATTTGCCAGTCCAACCGGGGCTGAGAGCGTTTTGACTACGCTCGCTGATTTACAAAAGCAGCATTTGATCACCATCAAGGACGCAGCGATCGTGACTTGGGTCGAAGGCAAGAAAAAGCCCAAGACCAAGCAAGCCTTACCGCTCACCAGCTTAGGCGCGTTGGATGGCGCGTTTTGGGGCATGTTGTTTGGGTTAATTTTCTTTGTGCCCTTATTTGGTGCTGCCGTGGGTGCCATCACTGGCGCATTGTCCGGTCATTTTCGGGACTATGGCATCAACGATGACTTCATCAAAGAGGTGCGCGACAAAGTCACCGAAGGCACATCGGCCCTGTTTTTGCTGACTGAAAGTGTCACCCTCGACAAAGTTGAAGATGCCGTCAAATCTTTTGGTCCTGAACTCATTCAATCCAATTTGACAAAAGAGCAGGAAAGCAGGCTCAAAGAGCATTTCAGCGTCGCTGAATAA